The region TGGTGGTGGCCGACGCTTCCACGCCGTTGTAATTGGTTTTCAGAATGAAGTTGATCACGCCGCCGATGGCGTCGGTACCGTAGATGGCCGACGCGCCGTCTTTCAAAATTTCCACGCGCGAAATGGCGCCCATCGGAATCGAGTTCAGGTCGACCGCCTTGCCGCTGGCGCCGTGGGTGGCGATGCGGCGGCCGTTCAACAGCACCAGGGTGCTGTTCGGCCCCAGGCCGCGCAGCGAAGCGAACGAGGCGCCGCCACTGACCCGGTCGGCATCGGCGCCAAATACGTTATTGCCGGACGTCATATTGTCCGCGCCGGTGCCGTTCGAGGAGATCGTCGACAGCAATTGCTCGGCGCTGGTAATGCCCTGCTTTTCGATCTGGTCGTAGGTGATCACCTGCACCGGCAGCGCGCCTTCCTTGGCGATGCGCTTGATGCTGCTGCCCGTCACTTCGACCCGTTGTATCGCCTGCTGCGCCGCTTCTTGCGCAACGGCCGTGCCAGCCACCCCTATCAATGCCATCAACTGCGCTAGCTTCTTCAATTTCACGGGCCTTCTCCTTATTGGGCAATCGATACTTGAATTCTTCAAGTCAGGTTGTTAGTCACATCGCTGCATCTGTCTCGCAGTACATTTTCTTATGATGTTTGCGCATGACTTTATTTGTTTTCATTTTCAGAGTAGCGCGTTGCTTCCGCCGCCAGCTAATGAAAAATGCTTTCCTAACCATAACTTTTTGGAATGAATGCCCTTTTTCAGCGCCGGCCTACTTTGCCGTGGGGCGGCCCCGTGCCATATCGACGTCCAGATAGCGCCAGGAGGTGAATTCCACGGGATGGCGCCTGTAGTTTTTTAGCCACGCTTGCTGCAGGTCGGCCGAGATAGGATGGGTCAGCAGCACCCATGGCGTATACGCATGGATCAGCTGAGACATGTCGAAGTACAGGCTGCGCCGGCGTGGCGAATCGGACAGCAGGCGCGCCTCCTCATAGCGTTTATTGTAATCGGGCAAGTTAAAGCGGGCGTAGTTGGCTCTGCCACTGTTGGGGCCGTACAACAATTGCATAAAGTTATCACCATCGGGGAAGTCCGCGATCCAGTTGGTCTCGAACATCTGCACCTTGCCCAGGCGCGAGGCCTTGATGATTTCGGTCTTCTTGTCGCTCTTGAATTCCACGCGCAGGCCGATCGCATTGAGGTTGCGGCGCCATAATTCGTCGCGCAGCCGCCCCACCGTGCTCGGCTCCGTATGCATGGTGAGGGTCAAAGGAGTGCCATCGGGCTGCTGGCGAAAGCCACTGGCTCCCAGCTTGTAGCCGTAACGGTCCAGCAGCGCGCGCGCCAGCACCGGATCGTATGACACGGGACTGCGGTATGCCTTGTCGTAGCCCAGCACATTCGGTGGCAACGGCGACTGCGCCGGCAGGGCCAGGCCCTTTTTCAGCAAGGCGATATCCTCGCGGCTGTTGTAGCTGAGGGCAATCGCGCGCCGCAGCGCCAAGCGTGCCTTGCTGTAGCCGCCCAGCACCGGGTCGTCCATATTCATCCACATGTAATAGGTCTGCAGCACGGGGAAACGCTCCAGGGTGATGCCTTTCGCCGCCAAGTCCTGCTTCAGGCCACCGTTGGCCAGCACCATGTCGGTCAGCGACTCGGGCACCTGCTCCAGGTAATCGAACTCGCCTTTCAGGAAGCCCAGCATGCGCGACTGGTATTCCTCGACGATGCGCACTTCGATGCGCTCGACCAGCGGCAGTTTCTTTCCTTCCAGCGATCTGGCAATTGTCTGGTCGGCCGGTGGCAGCGCGGCCAGTGCCGCCGCGTCCACATGAAACACGGTGGAGCGGAAATTCGGATTGGCCTGCAGCACGATCTTGTCGCTGCGTTTCCATTCCGTGATCATGAATGGCCCCGTGCCGACCGGATGGTTGCCGATCTGGCCTGGCGCCTTGTACGCTTCGGCCACTTCGCGCGCCACCACGCCGGTGGCCGGCATGGCCAGGTAAAACAGGAAGTTCGGATCGATGCTGTTCAGGCGGATGCGCAGCGTATATTTGTCCAGCGCCTGCAGGCCCGCGATCGGCCTGTCGTAGCTGAAGTTGCTCTTCAGGGCAGCATCGCCCACCAATTTATCTTCCAGCAAAAACAGCCAGGGCGATTTCAGCGCGGGATCGTACAAGCGCGTCAGGCTGTACACATAATCTTGCGCCGTCACTTCGCGCGGCTTGCCCTTGAAGGCCGGATCGGGCGTAAAGAAGACGCCGGGCTGGAGCTGGAAAATATAGGTCAGTCCGCCATCCTCGACCTTCGGCAGGCCGCGCGCCGTATTGCCCTGCAGCTTGACCGGACGCGCCAGGTAGTCGTAGCGCAGCAGCGGGTCGAACACGTTTTCCATCAGGTTCAGACTGGCCAGGTCGGAGGCGACAGCCGGGTCCAGACCCGTCTCGCTGGTGCTCAGGAACAGGTGCAGGGTCTTGCCGGCGCGCGCCTCAGGCGCGGCATGGCTGGCAGTTGCAAACAAGGTCAGCAAGGCCAGGCCGGCGGCGCAGGCGGTTTTACGCAAAAACATCATCAATGATCCAGTACAGGTGAAAGCAGGCATCAGCCAGCGTACGCGGGCGGGCGACGGGATGCCAATGAAAACAGGCTGCCAGCTTATAACTTTTTGGCATGCGGCTGCTGCATTCTTTCATCAACGCGCCGCACGCTGCCTCTATACTTTGCTTGCAGGTATTTTCCTCGTCTCGAAAACAAACATTGATCACCTATGGCACTTAATTACATCTGGTCCGGCTTTTTCCTCGTAGGTTTCCTGGCCGCCGTGCTGCAGTGGCTGTTTTTGGGCGATACCGATATCTTCAAGCGCATCATCGACGGTACCTTCGAGACGGCGCGCATGGGCGTGATGGATATCGCGCTGCCACTGGCCGGCGTGATGACCTTGTGGCTGGGCATCATGAATATCGGCGAAAAGGCCGGCATCGTCGGCTGGCTGGCGAAAGTGATCGCACCGTTCTTTTCGCGCATCTTCCCGGAAATTCCGAGAGACCACCCGGCCACCGGCCATATGGTGATGAATTTCTCGGCCAACCTGCTGGGCCTGGACAATGCGGCCACGCCGTTCGGTTTAAAGGCGATGGAAAGCCTGCAGACGCTGAACCCGAACAAGGACGAGGCCACCAATGCGCAGATCATGTTCCTGGTGCTGCACACCTCGGGCCTGACCCTGATCCCACTGGCCATCATGGCGCAGCGCTCCATCCTCGGCGCGGCCGATCCGTCCGACATCTTTATTCCCTGCATGATCGCCACCTATGTCGCCACCGTGGTCGGCATCATCACCGTCTCGATCAAGCAGCGCATCAACCTGCTCAACAGCGTCGTGCTGAGCTGGCTGGGCGGCATGACGGCCGCCATCGTCGCCATGATCTGGTACTTCACGCAATACCTGACGAAACAGGAAATCGAGCTGGTGTCGAAGGTGGTCAGCAACCTGGTCTTGATCAGCGTGATCGCCATCTTCATCATCGGTGCGCTGCGAAAAAAAGTGAATGTGTATGACGCCTTTATCGAAGGGGCGAAAGGCGGCATCCAGACCTCGATCACCGTGATTCCCTACCTGGTCGGCATGCTGGTGGCGATCAGCGTGATCCGCAATGCGGGCGTGTTCAATTTCGTCATGAGCGGCTTTAACTGGTTCTTTGCCAACCTCGGCATCAATACGGATTTCGTGCCCGCCTTGCCGACCGCCATGATGAAGCCGCTCAGCGGTTCCGGCTCGAAAGCCATGATGATCGACGCCATGAATACCTATGGCGTCGACTCGTTTGTCGGCCGCCTGGCCTGCGTGTTCCAAGGCTCGGCCGACACCACCTTCTATATCGTGGCCCTGTACTTCGGCTCGGTCGGCATCCGCAAGACGCGCTATGCCATCACGGCCGGCCTGATCGCCGACCTGGCCGGCGTGATCACCGCCGTGTTTGTCGCCTACGTCTTTTTCCATTGAGGAGCACCATGTTACGTCCTGTTCTGATCGCCGCCCTGTTGGCCGGGCTTGGCCTGTCGACGGCGCATGCCCAATTGCCGGACTCCGTCAGCGTGCTGCTGCGCAGCGCGAATATTCCCGAAGACGCCATCGGCGCCATCGTCCTGCGTGGCAATACGGTAGTGATGTCGCATGGGGCCGAACGCAGCATGCAGCCGGCGTCGACCATGAAACTGGTGACCACGGCCGTCGGCCTGGAACAGCTGGGCCCCACCTTCCGCGGCCGCACGGAGCTGCGCACCAGCGCCGACGTCATCAATGGCGTGCTGAAGGGTGACCTGATTTTGCGCGGTGGTGCGGATACCGACTTCAATGCGGACGTGCTGGAGCACATGCTGCAAACCCTGCGCAACCAGGGCATCGTGAAAATCAAGGGCGACCTGATCCTCGACCGCCAGCTGTTCCAGCCGGCTCGGCCCGACATCGACGCGCCACCGTTCGATGAGTCGGCCGAGTTCCGCTACAACGTGATTCCCGACGCCTTGCTGCTCAATACCAATCTGCTCGATATCGAGCTCAGTTCGACCGCGCAGCAATTGAAATTGCTGATGCTGCCGGCGCTGGAGAACGTCAGCATCAGCAGCGACATGACGCTAATAAAAGGCAATTGTGCGCGCTGGGAAGATGGCTGGCGCCCACCCGAGTACCGGCGCGATGCGGGCGGCAAGCTGCAGGTCATCTTGCACGGCACCTTTCCACAGAATTGCCACAAGGCTTTCAGTATCAATGTGCTGGACCGCAATGATTATGCAGACAAGCTGTTCCGCACGACCTGGAAGCGGCTGGGCGGCACGATTAGCGGCAGCGTGCGCGAAGCGCCAAACACAGGCTTGCCGCCGAGTGCCGAACCGGTCGGCACGCGCATGCTGGCCGACCATGTGGCGCGCGCCCTGCCGGAAGTGCTGCGTGATATCAACAAATCGTCCGACAACACCCTGGCCCGTACCCTCTTCCTCAGCATCGGCAGCCTGCAAAGCGATGGCTGGCTGGGCAGCCGCCCGGTGGCCATGACGGCGCAGGAAGACACGGCCACGCGTTCGCGGCAAGTGATCCAGGAATGGATGCAGCGCCACAATATCGATACGAACGGCATGCTGATCGACAATGGCTCCGGCCTGTCGCGCACGGGCCGCATCGCGCCGCGGCAACTGGCCGGCGTGCTGCAGGCGATGCAGCAAAGCGTGTGGGCGCCCGAGTTCCAATCGAGCCTGCCCATCGTTGCCCTGGACGGCACCATGCGCAAGCGCCTGCTGGGCAGTCCGGTGGCAGCGCGCGCCCGCATCAAGACGGGAACGTTAAAGAATGTGGTGGCGATCGCCGGCTATGTGCCAGACGCCAACAACCAGCAATGCGTGGTGGTGGCCATGATCAATAGCGACCTGGTGGGCAACGGCAATGGCCGCGCGGCAGTCGATGCATTGATCGAGTGGGTGGCCAGAAGCGGTACAACGCCAGTGATCGCAAGCCAATAACCCTTGAACAGCCGGGTCAGCCCCCTCGCCCGCTAGCAATGAACTCTGCGTTGGCGGCATTGAGGGTCTGACCCCAGACTTCGCTTGGGGTCAACAATAACGAATCTTCAGACGAAAAAAAACCCCACTCATCACTGATCGGGGTTTTTCTCTTACTGCGTATAACAAGCCTGACGATAACCTACTTTCACACTGGTTGCAGCACTATCATCGGCGCAAAGTTGTTTCACGGTCCTGTTCGGGATGGGAAGGGGTGGGACCAACTTGCTATGGTCATCAGGCATAACTTGTACTGACGGTTGCTCCCGATTGGGCAGCAGCGTCATGAATCTGGAAGAAGCAAAGATTTTGGGTAATGAATGTCGTATCAACACACACGCAACGTTGTACCGTCTTATCCTCTGCACCTGCTAAGGTTATAGGGACAAGCCGTACGGGCAATTAGTACTGGTTAGCTTAATGCATTACTGCACTTCCACACCCAGCCTATCAACGTCCTGGTCTCGAACGACCCTTCAAAGAGCTCAAGGCTCTGGGAAATCTCATCTCAAGGCAAGTTTCCCGCTTAGATGCTTTCAGCGGTTATCTCTTCCGAACTTAGCTACCCGGCAATGCCACTGGCGTGACAACCGGTACACCAGAGGTTCGTCCACTCCGGTCCTCTCGTACTAGGAGCAGCCCCCTTCAAATTTCCAACGC is a window of Janthinobacterium sp. J1-1 DNA encoding:
- a CDS encoding nucleoside recognition domain-containing protein, giving the protein MALNYIWSGFFLVGFLAAVLQWLFLGDTDIFKRIIDGTFETARMGVMDIALPLAGVMTLWLGIMNIGEKAGIVGWLAKVIAPFFSRIFPEIPRDHPATGHMVMNFSANLLGLDNAATPFGLKAMESLQTLNPNKDEATNAQIMFLVLHTSGLTLIPLAIMAQRSILGAADPSDIFIPCMIATYVATVVGIITVSIKQRINLLNSVVLSWLGGMTAAIVAMIWYFTQYLTKQEIELVSKVVSNLVLISVIAIFIIGALRKKVNVYDAFIEGAKGGIQTSITVIPYLVGMLVAISVIRNAGVFNFVMSGFNWFFANLGINTDFVPALPTAMMKPLSGSGSKAMMIDAMNTYGVDSFVGRLACVFQGSADTTFYIVALYFGSVGIRKTRYAITAGLIADLAGVITAVFVAYVFFH
- a CDS encoding ABC transporter substrate-binding protein produces the protein MMFLRKTACAAGLALLTLFATASHAAPEARAGKTLHLFLSTSETGLDPAVASDLASLNLMENVFDPLLRYDYLARPVKLQGNTARGLPKVEDGGLTYIFQLQPGVFFTPDPAFKGKPREVTAQDYVYSLTRLYDPALKSPWLFLLEDKLVGDAALKSNFSYDRPIAGLQALDKYTLRIRLNSIDPNFLFYLAMPATGVVAREVAEAYKAPGQIGNHPVGTGPFMITEWKRSDKIVLQANPNFRSTVFHVDAAALAALPPADQTIARSLEGKKLPLVERIEVRIVEEYQSRMLGFLKGEFDYLEQVPESLTDMVLANGGLKQDLAAKGITLERFPVLQTYYMWMNMDDPVLGGYSKARLALRRAIALSYNSREDIALLKKGLALPAQSPLPPNVLGYDKAYRSPVSYDPVLARALLDRYGYKLGASGFRQQPDGTPLTLTMHTEPSTVGRLRDELWRRNLNAIGLRVEFKSDKKTEIIKASRLGKVQMFETNWIADFPDGDNFMQLLYGPNSGRANYARFNLPDYNKRYEEARLLSDSPRRRSLYFDMSQLIHAYTPWVLLTHPISADLQQAWLKNYRRHPVEFTSWRYLDVDMARGRPTAK
- the dacB gene encoding D-alanyl-D-alanine carboxypeptidase/D-alanyl-D-alanine-endopeptidase: MLRPVLIAALLAGLGLSTAHAQLPDSVSVLLRSANIPEDAIGAIVLRGNTVVMSHGAERSMQPASTMKLVTTAVGLEQLGPTFRGRTELRTSADVINGVLKGDLILRGGADTDFNADVLEHMLQTLRNQGIVKIKGDLILDRQLFQPARPDIDAPPFDESAEFRYNVIPDALLLNTNLLDIELSSTAQQLKLLMLPALENVSISSDMTLIKGNCARWEDGWRPPEYRRDAGGKLQVILHGTFPQNCHKAFSINVLDRNDYADKLFRTTWKRLGGTISGSVREAPNTGLPPSAEPVGTRMLADHVARALPEVLRDINKSSDNTLARTLFLSIGSLQSDGWLGSRPVAMTAQEDTATRSRQVIQEWMQRHNIDTNGMLIDNGSGLSRTGRIAPRQLAGVLQAMQQSVWAPEFQSSLPIVALDGTMRKRLLGSPVAARARIKTGTLKNVVAIAGYVPDANNQQCVVVAMINSDLVGNGNGRAAVDALIEWVARSGTTPVIASQ